In the Anastrepha obliqua isolate idAnaObli1 chromosome 1, idAnaObli1_1.0, whole genome shotgun sequence genome, one interval contains:
- the LOC129244149 gene encoding uncharacterized protein ZK1073.1 isoform X1 → MEKHVTSNNAAAVHHHHHQHAHQPDKISKYLVNTDKSGELTVTVQGDLTQQEKRAVFITVHDLGCNHNSFQEFVSSPCMTEIKERSCFIHIDVPGHADNADPLPDSFQFPSLQTLGEDLITVLDFLHVKYVIGLGEGAGANVLARFGLAHPSRVLGLVLINATGSAASVLQSFKTKLIQWKSDDIAQSAESFLMYHKFGHQLLGDNPDKEKIVTEYQKRLHSTLNSKNVGLYVKAFMSRKDLTLKGCKIDVILITGMLSPYASMVEKLHKDVEKEKVTILKIERAGDVLADAPAKVAQSILLFCKGQGILTSVVMPGVDRGRAYSSSSGGSADGQNGSRKLSRGVSMEDYDKPNIRRLSIINNESPKK, encoded by the exons AAATATCTTGTCAACACGGACAAAAGTGGCGAACTGACTGTCACAGTGCAG GGTGACCTGACGCAACAAGAGAAACGTGCCGTATTTATCACAGTCCACGATCTGGGATGCAATC ACAACTCATTCCAGGAATTTGTCAGCAGTCCATGCATGACCGAAATCAAGGAGCGTTCCTGTTTCATACACATCGATGTACCGGGGCATGCTGATAATGCTGACCCCTTACCTGAtag cttccAATTCCCTTCATTGCAAACACTTGGCGAGGATCTAATAACCGTTTTGGATTTTCTACACGTCAAGTATGTAATTGGTCTGGGTGAAGGTGCTGGAGCCAATGTTTTGGCTCGTTTCGGCTTGGCCCATCCGTCACGAGTGCTCGGCTTGGTGTTGATTAATGCCACCGGAAGCGCAGCCAGTGTTTTGCAATCATTCAAAACCAAG CTTATTCAATGGAAAAGCGATGACATCGCACAATCGGCTGAGAGCTttttaatgtatcataaatttgGACAT CAATTGCTTGGTGATAATCCGGATAAGGAAAAAATTGTCACCGAATATCAAAAACGTTTGCACAGCACTTTGAATAGCAAAAATGTGGGACTCTACGTAAAGGCTTTTATGAG CCGCAAGGATCTCACATTGAAGGGTTGCAAGATTGATGTAATTTTAATTACAGGCATGCTAAGCCCCTATGCCTCTATGGTTGAGAAG ttgcaCAAAGATGTTGAAAAGGAGAAAGTCACCATTTTAAAAATAGAACGAGCGGGCGATGTCTTAGCTGATGCG cCCGCCAAAGTGGCTCAATCGATTTTGCTCTTCTGCAAAGGTCAAGGCATTTTAACTTCTGTCGTTATGCCTGGCGTTGATCGCGGACGTGCTTACTCCAGCAGTTCGGGCGGctctgcagatggacaaaatgGCTCGCGAAAGCTTTCACGAGGAGTATCAATGGAGGATTACGACAAGCCGAATATACGCCGATTGAGTATTATCAACAACGAGTCACCaaagaaataa